A stretch of the Vibrio aphrogenes genome encodes the following:
- a CDS encoding DUF4310 family protein produces the protein MDEQQKNNFWYADWSFPFFVGLLSSGVFAGTHMYYLYGIGAFNEVAFVSMLRAGMDSGVYGAVAAFGASFLFARIIEGSLVGILDIGGAIQTGIGLGVPALLLGAGIVFPLENFVASLATGFALGVAIGYIIILARKYTINQSNSTYGADVMMGAGNSSGRFLGPLIILSAIGASIPIGIGSLIGALVFYQWQKPITGGAILGAMILGAIYPIAL, from the coding sequence ATGGACGAACAACAAAAAAATAATTTTTGGTATGCAGACTGGTCATTCCCATTTTTTGTCGGATTACTGTCTTCAGGTGTGTTTGCCGGTACTCACATGTACTACTTGTATGGTATCGGCGCATTTAACGAAGTTGCATTTGTATCAATGCTACGTGCCGGTATGGATTCAGGTGTCTATGGTGCGGTTGCAGCCTTCGGTGCAAGCTTCTTATTTGCTCGAATTATAGAAGGTTCTTTGGTTGGTATCTTAGATATTGGAGGGGCTATTCAAACGGGTATTGGACTTGGTGTTCCCGCCTTATTGCTTGGTGCCGGTATTGTTTTCCCACTCGAAAACTTTGTTGCTTCACTTGCCACGGGTTTTGCTCTTGGCGTCGCGATTGGCTATATCATCATTTTGGCTCGTAAGTACACCATTAATCAAAGTAACTCAACCTATGGTGCCGATGTCATGATGGGGGCAGGTAACTCATCCGGTCGCTTTTTAGGTCCTTTGATCATCCTATCGGCAATTGGTGCTTCTATTCCAATTGGTATCGGTTCACTGATTGGCGCATTGGTTTTCTATCAATGGCAAAAACCGATTACAGGTGGCGCAATTTTAGGCGCGATGATTTTAGGGGCTATTTATCCTATCGCTTTGTAA
- a CDS encoding DUF4311 domain-containing protein — protein MFLIILIKSLIIGAFVGVGVGVGAARMFHAPTVQGMGAFRTLGELNSCEGDPASHFSFGLGFFFNAWASSVAAGAFTQDVDHRIIPNWGAAALLVKNRNVAETMHNPKKMGIACGIIGMIVVAFLNSTASAVPETLQITAVKVLVPAANLLVNVAMPVIFWLAAIEAGRKSGFWGTIFGGLAQLIMGNAVPGLVLGILIGKGVEDSGWNKVTKIMLVAVIALFALSAFFRGFDIEVLESFRVNVPQWLHMIHSK, from the coding sequence ATGTTCTTAATTATATTAATTAAGTCCCTCATCATCGGCGCATTTGTTGGTGTGGGTGTTGGAGTCGGGGCTGCTCGAATGTTCCATGCTCCAACCGTACAAGGAATGGGCGCATTTCGTACATTAGGGGAATTAAACTCGTGCGAAGGTGATCCTGCTTCTCACTTCTCTTTTGGTTTGGGCTTTTTCTTTAATGCATGGGCATCGTCGGTTGCTGCTGGTGCATTTACTCAAGATGTGGATCACCGAATTATTCCTAACTGGGGTGCGGCGGCGTTGCTCGTCAAAAATCGTAATGTGGCAGAAACCATGCATAACCCGAAAAAAATGGGAATTGCGTGCGGCATTATCGGCATGATCGTGGTGGCTTTTTTAAACTCAACCGCCTCTGCGGTGCCTGAAACCTTGCAAATCACTGCGGTGAAAGTGCTGGTGCCTGCCGCCAATTTATTGGTCAATGTTGCCATGCCGGTGATCTTCTGGTTAGCGGCAATTGAAGCCGGACGTAAATCAGGATTTTGGGGCACTATTTTTGGTGGATTGGCACAACTTATCATGGGGAATGCCGTTCCTGGGTTGGTACTGGGCATCTTGATTGGTAAAGGCGTTGAAGACAGCGGCTGGAATAAAGTCACCAAGATTATGTTAGTAGCGGTTATCGCCTTGTTTGCTTTAAGTGCGTTCTTCCGCGGGTTTGATATCGAAGTCTTGGAATCGTTTCGAGTTAATGTGCCGCAATGGCTACACATGATCCATAGCAAGTAA
- a CDS encoding DUF4312 family protein, with protein sequence MKESRTSKVLVKGSGKTKNEAMSHALSQIQKTILKESEKIILRIEPVDVHIVSSTYKEVKERFLFLFLPRIKTIYFLTLEVTVDITLFDLDKVEFTSV encoded by the coding sequence ATGAAAGAATCTAGAACAAGCAAAGTGTTGGTGAAAGGCAGTGGTAAAACAAAAAATGAAGCCATGAGTCATGCTTTAAGCCAAATTCAAAAAACAATCTTAAAAGAAAGCGAAAAGATTATTTTAAGAATTGAACCGGTCGATGTTCATATTGTGAGCTCAACGTATAAAGAAGTGAAAGAACGATTTTTATTTCTATTTTTACCAAGAATAAAAACCATTTATTTTTTAACGTTAGAAGTGACGGTTGATATTACTTTGTTTGATCTAGATAAAGTGGAATTTACTTCAGTTTAA
- a CDS encoding SFCGS family glycine-rich protein, with the protein MTTVKLVIGDRLGKGQKVGAGAEAAGAEVTVIAGVAADMKLGDVMKEQNADLGISFCGSGGAGAITAQTKYGYKARYGMRSIEEGVTAINEGYNVLGFGFMDKEELGQKLIEAYKAKYNG; encoded by the coding sequence ATGACTACAGTAAAATTAGTAATTGGCGATCGTTTAGGTAAAGGTCAAAAAGTCGGTGCGGGTGCAGAAGCCGCTGGTGCGGAAGTTACCGTGATTGCTGGGGTTGCCGCAGATATGAAATTGGGCGATGTGATGAAAGAACAAAATGCGGATTTAGGCATTTCTTTCTGTGGTAGTGGTGGCGCTGGAGCGATTACTGCACAAACCAAATATGGCTATAAAGCACGTTATGGCATGCGTTCTATCGAAGAGGGTGTGACTGCCATTAACGAAGGTTATAACGTCTTAGGGTTTGGTTTTATGGATAAAGAAGAATTGGGCCAAAAACTGATTGAAGCATATAAAGCAAAATATAACGGCTAA
- a CDS encoding transcriptional regulator, which produces MESKDSNIDETQWQSEFDALFERSIQLLKENNIYPDAVQKQMLFSHLKAMVIRSHTGESLPEIEIDMFEDISDVSHQLAKQVVSWVDNIAFEETYLLSVHFEVAKENELTSELGA; this is translated from the coding sequence GTGGAAAGCAAAGATTCAAATATCGATGAGACGCAATGGCAGTCAGAATTCGATGCATTATTTGAGCGTTCTATTCAATTATTAAAAGAAAATAATATTTATCCCGATGCTGTACAGAAGCAAATGTTATTTTCTCATTTAAAAGCAATGGTGATTCGTTCACATACCGGTGAATCATTGCCTGAAATTGAAATAGACATGTTTGAAGATATTTCCGATGTTTCACACCAGTTGGCAAAACAAGTTGTTTCATGGGTAGATAATATTGCTTTTGAAGAAACCTATTTATTATCTGTTCATTTTGAAGTGGCAAAAGAAAACGAATTAACCAGTGAGTTAGGAGCTTAA
- a CDS encoding GlsB/YeaQ/YmgE family stress response membrane protein → MSIITFLIIGAIAGWLAGQIMKGSGFGAVGNIVIGIVGSIVGGFTFSLLGLSSGGFIGSVVTATVGAVLLLYISRLIKS, encoded by the coding sequence ATGTCGATAATTACATTTTTAATTATTGGTGCTATCGCTGGTTGGTTAGCGGGTCAAATTATGAAAGGCTCTGGTTTTGGGGCCGTCGGTAACATTGTTATCGGGATTGTTGGCTCGATTGTTGGTGGTTTTACGTTTAGCTTACTTGGGCTATCCTCAGGTGGTTTTATTGGCTCGGTGGTGACCGCAACAGTGGGAGCGGTATTACTTTTATATATTTCACGATTAATCAAATCCTAA
- a CDS encoding dienelactone hydrolase family protein, whose translation MNQQTTRPIPQEAFDWYDEYAHGLIDRREFFSRLGGLVALGFTMTTLTSALLPNYALAEQVSFNDPDIVASYKTFPSPKGYGEGRGYYVEPKNKQGSLPVVLVIHENRGLNPYIADVARRLAKAGYIAFAPDALYSLGGYPGNDDQGREMQSSLDKAKIEEDFIAAAHFLKSVDGSNGKLGAVGFCFGGYIVNMLAATLGEDLNAGVPFYGTPAEKSIRSHIKAPLVIQFASEDQRVNATWPDYEKDLKAAEVDYVAYVYPNTQHGFHNDSTGRYSEKEAELAWSRTLDLFKKQLS comes from the coding sequence ATGAACCAACAAACCACTAGACCTATTCCGCAAGAAGCTTTTGATTGGTATGACGAATATGCCCATGGATTAATTGATCGACGGGAGTTTTTTTCGCGCTTAGGCGGCCTGGTCGCCTTAGGTTTTACCATGACGACATTAACATCAGCCTTACTACCCAATTATGCGTTAGCTGAGCAAGTCTCTTTTAACGATCCGGACATTGTTGCCAGTTATAAAACCTTTCCCTCTCCTAAAGGATATGGTGAAGGGCGAGGTTATTATGTTGAGCCCAAGAATAAGCAGGGGTCTTTACCTGTCGTATTAGTGATACATGAAAACCGTGGTTTGAACCCTTACATTGCCGATGTAGCCCGCCGATTAGCCAAAGCCGGTTATATCGCGTTTGCACCTGATGCCTTGTACAGTTTAGGCGGTTACCCTGGCAATGACGACCAAGGTCGAGAGATGCAAAGTTCATTGGATAAAGCCAAAATTGAAGAAGATTTTATTGCGGCAGCTCACTTCTTAAAATCTGTCGACGGTAGCAATGGTAAGCTCGGTGCCGTTGGGTTTTGTTTTGGCGGTTATATTGTCAATATGCTGGCGGCCACGTTAGGTGAGGATCTGAATGCGGGGGTGCCGTTTTATGGAACGCCAGCGGAGAAATCGATTCGTTCTCATATTAAAGCGCCCCTGGTGATACAGTTTGCTAGTGAAGATCAAAGAGTCAACGCCACCTGGCCTGATTATGAAAAAGATCTTAAAGCAGCAGAGGTAGACTACGTGGCTTATGTTTATCCGAATACTCAGCATGGTTTCCACAATGATTCAACAGGGCGTTATTCAGAAAAAGAAGCAGAGCTAGCTTGGAGTCGCACTTTAGACTTGTTTAAAAAACAATTAAGTTAA
- a CDS encoding urate hydroxylase PuuD gives MDPHITEWLNLAIRWVHMIVGIAWIGASFYFVWLENNLNRVNPKTGLSGDLWAIHGGGIYHLEKYKLAPPQMPDNLHWFKWEAYFTWITGVLLLAVVYYLNANIYLIAPGSEMGVGTAIGIGVGSLIAGWVIYTLLCDSALGKKPMLLGFVLFVCLVGASYGLSQVFSGRGAYIHVGAIIGTIMVGNVFFVIMPAQRNLVKAIEEGTEPDPRLPAKGLLRSRHNNYLTLPVLFIMISNHFPSTYGSEYNWLILAGLAVFSILVRHYFNTRHGSQKFAWAVPVAVLGMISLAFVTSNKMPTFSEPAAPVAQQQEQASAAATAETTQAANESTHADNSIFSQVQKIMNDRCVECHSANPTSNMFATAPAGVILDTPEEIRVNAPRIQSQIQTRVMPLGNLTKMTDEERDLVVKWVNEGANI, from the coding sequence ATGGATCCGCATATTACCGAATGGCTCAATCTTGCAATTCGCTGGGTGCACATGATCGTGGGTATCGCGTGGATAGGTGCATCATTTTATTTCGTTTGGTTAGAGAACAACCTCAATCGTGTGAACCCAAAAACAGGATTGTCAGGTGACTTATGGGCGATTCATGGTGGTGGTATCTATCACCTTGAAAAATACAAGCTAGCTCCACCACAAATGCCAGATAACCTTCATTGGTTTAAATGGGAAGCTTACTTCACATGGATTACTGGTGTTTTGCTACTGGCGGTTGTGTACTACCTTAACGCGAATATCTATCTGATCGCACCAGGCTCTGAGATGGGTGTTGGCACGGCAATTGGTATTGGTGTGGGTTCGTTGATTGCTGGTTGGGTGATTTATACTTTATTGTGTGATTCTGCCTTAGGCAAAAAACCAATGCTGTTAGGTTTCGTCTTGTTTGTGTGTTTGGTGGGCGCTTCTTATGGTCTTAGCCAAGTATTCAGTGGCCGCGGAGCGTATATTCATGTGGGTGCCATCATCGGTACGATCATGGTGGGTAACGTATTCTTTGTGATCATGCCAGCGCAGCGTAATTTAGTAAAAGCGATTGAAGAAGGCACTGAGCCAGATCCGCGTCTACCTGCAAAAGGGCTGTTGCGTTCACGTCATAATAACTATCTCACACTACCTGTGTTATTTATTATGATCAGTAACCACTTCCCAAGCACTTATGGTTCTGAATATAACTGGTTAATTTTAGCAGGTTTAGCGGTGTTCAGTATTTTAGTTCGTCACTACTTTAATACTCGTCATGGCAGCCAAAAATTTGCTTGGGCGGTGCCAGTTGCAGTGTTAGGCATGATAAGTTTAGCCTTTGTTACCTCTAACAAAATGCCAACCTTCTCTGAGCCAGCAGCACCAGTTGCTCAGCAACAAGAGCAAGCTTCTGCAGCGGCGACAGCTGAAACGACACAAGCGGCAAATGAATCAACTCATGCGGATAATTCGATTTTTTCTCAAGTACAAAAAATCATGAATGATCGCTGTGTTGAATGTCATTCTGCTAATCCAACGAGCAATATGTTTGCCACGGCGCCTGCTGGTGTGATTTTAGACACACCGGAAGAGATCCGTGTCAACGCACCTCGCATTCAGTCACAAATACAGACCCGCGTAATGCCATTGGGGAATTTGACCAAAATGACCGATGAAGAACGTGATTTAGTGGTGAAATGGGTAAATGAAGGGGCAAATATCTAA
- a CDS encoding ureidoglycolate lyase has protein sequence MTVDTIISLEVEPLTKEAFQPFGDVIDKEVSDYFMINNGSTRRYHRMADVDVADNGGVPIISIFQATPLAYPLTIQMMERHPLGSQAFIPLLGHPYLIVVAEKGENLQPEGLRAFLSNGRQGVNYHKGVWHHPVLALQPEDQFLIIDRGGEGHNCDEVHFEPSTKVILSLDNLPKS, from the coding sequence ATGACTGTAGACACCATAATTTCATTAGAAGTCGAACCATTAACTAAAGAAGCTTTTCAGCCTTTTGGTGATGTGATCGATAAAGAAGTCAGCGACTATTTTATGATCAACAATGGTTCCACTCGTCGCTATCATCGCATGGCGGATGTGGATGTGGCCGATAACGGTGGTGTGCCCATTATCAGTATTTTTCAGGCTACCCCTTTAGCGTACCCATTAACCATTCAAATGATGGAGCGTCATCCTTTGGGCTCTCAAGCTTTTATTCCTTTACTCGGTCATCCTTATTTAATTGTAGTGGCTGAAAAAGGTGAAAATTTGCAACCAGAAGGATTACGAGCATTTTTGAGTAATGGGCGTCAAGGTGTCAATTATCACAAAGGGGTTTGGCACCATCCAGTATTAGCCTTACAACCAGAGGATCAATTTTTAATCATTGACCGTGGTGGAGAAGGGCATAACTGCGATGAAGTGCATTTTGAACCATCAACGAAAGTCATCTTGTCACTGGATAACTTGCCGAAGAGTTAA
- the uraD gene encoding 2-oxo-4-hydroxy-4-carboxy-5-ureidoimidazoline decarboxylase, with product MALFKTCKPSQMNKAQFVETFADIYEHSPWVAERTFDQGLDATADEIEQLHAAMSQTMLQASPQEQLDLINAHPDLAGKAAINGELTAASTSEQAGAGISQCTPEEFAQFTDFNERYKARFQFPFIMAVKGANRHQILASFAERIHNDKETEFATAVAQINKIALFRLQDM from the coding sequence GTGGCATTATTTAAAACCTGTAAACCAAGCCAAATGAACAAAGCACAATTTGTGGAAACCTTTGCTGATATTTATGAGCACAGTCCATGGGTTGCTGAGCGTACTTTTGATCAAGGCTTAGATGCGACAGCCGATGAAATTGAGCAGTTGCATGCCGCCATGTCCCAAACCATGCTGCAGGCAAGCCCTCAAGAACAATTAGATTTAATTAATGCGCACCCGGATTTAGCAGGGAAAGCCGCCATTAATGGTGAACTGACCGCTGCATCAACCTCAGAGCAGGCCGGTGCTGGGATCAGTCAATGTACACCAGAAGAATTTGCGCAATTTACCGATTTTAATGAACGTTATAAAGCACGTTTTCAGTTTCCTTTTATCATGGCGGTAAAAGGGGCGAATCGTCACCAGATCTTGGCATCGTTTGCTGAGAGGATCCACAATGATAAAGAAACAGAATTTGCAACTGCGGTTGCTCAGATCAATAAGATCGCTTTGTTTCGCCTGCAAGACATGTAA
- the puuE gene encoding allantoinase PuuE: MSGEYPRNLIGYGKELPQVQWPNEARVAVSFVLNYEEGGERCTLHGDEESEAFLSEIIGAQPFPNARHISMESIYEYGSRAGVWRILKLFEQFNYPLTAFVVGMAAERHPDVIKEMVKAGHEICSHGYRWLDYHKIDLETEREHMYKAINVIKEITGERPYGWYTGRNGVNTRKLVAEEGGFLYDSDAYDDDLPYWHTEGPKPQLVIPYTLDTNDMRFATNQGFHTGEQFFQYLKDAFDTLYEEGAETPKMMSVGLHCRLIGRPARIQGLKRFMEYVQQHDKVWVCRRIDIAKHWHECHPHPDMLK; the protein is encoded by the coding sequence ATGAGCGGTGAATATCCACGTAACCTAATCGGATATGGGAAAGAGCTACCTCAAGTACAGTGGCCGAATGAAGCCCGAGTGGCAGTGTCATTTGTACTGAATTATGAAGAAGGTGGCGAACGTTGTACCTTGCATGGTGATGAAGAATCAGAAGCATTTTTATCAGAAATTATTGGGGCGCAACCTTTTCCTAATGCTCGCCACATTAGTATGGAATCCATTTATGAATATGGTAGCCGTGCTGGAGTTTGGCGTATTTTAAAGCTTTTTGAGCAATTTAATTATCCTCTAACTGCATTTGTGGTTGGTATGGCGGCAGAACGCCATCCTGACGTGATTAAAGAAATGGTAAAAGCAGGGCATGAAATTTGCAGTCATGGTTATCGTTGGTTGGACTACCATAAAATCGATCTCGAGACCGAACGTGAGCACATGTATAAAGCTATTAACGTGATCAAAGAAATTACCGGCGAGCGTCCTTATGGTTGGTATACCGGTCGAAATGGTGTCAATACCCGTAAATTAGTGGCTGAAGAAGGCGGCTTTTTATATGACTCTGATGCCTATGATGATGATCTTCCGTATTGGCATACCGAAGGACCAAAGCCTCAATTGGTGATTCCATATACCTTAGATACCAATGATATGCGCTTTGCCACGAATCAAGGTTTTCATACGGGTGAGCAATTCTTCCAATATTTAAAAGATGCGTTTGATACCTTGTATGAAGAAGGGGCGGAGACTCCAAAAATGATGTCAGTGGGCTTACATTGTCGTTTGATTGGTCGCCCAGCACGTATTCAAGGATTAAAACGCTTTATGGAATATGTGCAGCAACATGACAAAGTATGGGTATGTCGCAGAATTGATATTGCGAAACATTGGCATGAATGCCATCCCCATCCAGACATGCTCAAATAA
- the uraH gene encoding hydroxyisourate hydrolase — MGKLTTHVLDTANGLPGCDIQVELFRITEQGAQKIKTVTTNFDGRTDSPLLDGADFEAGKYELVFHTAHYFQSKGVTLDQVPFLDDISIRFGINDQDSHYHVPLLCSPYSFSTYRGS, encoded by the coding sequence ATGGGAAAATTAACCACACATGTTTTAGACACGGCGAACGGACTGCCGGGCTGCGATATTCAAGTTGAACTGTTTCGCATCACTGAACAAGGCGCACAAAAAATAAAAACCGTCACCACCAACTTTGATGGTCGAACCGACTCGCCACTGTTAGATGGTGCCGATTTTGAAGCCGGTAAGTATGAACTCGTTTTCCATACTGCCCATTATTTCCAAAGCAAAGGCGTGACCCTAGATCAAGTACCATTTTTAGATGACATTTCGATTCGATTTGGTATTAATGATCAAGATAGTCATTATCATGTCCCTCTTCTTTGCTCTCCTTATAGCTTCTCGACTTATCGCGGCAGCTAA
- a CDS encoding NCS2 family permease: MDNSNSKTLTETSPTPAGLLERWFKLKEHGTTVKSEIIGGLTTFATMAYIIFVNPSIMATSGMDAGALFVATCVGAAIGTLLMAFYANWPVGLAPGMGLNAFFAFTVVGEMGYSWQIALGAVLISSVLFVVMSYTRLREWILDSIPHSLRYSMTAGVGLFLGLIGLKTAGIVVESPATLVSLGDFTQPSAVLAALCFLIISVLSERNVFGAVLIGIFSVTLIGFFMGIVEYHGIFDTPPSLAPTFMAMDITGALELSMVSVILAFLFVNMFDTAGTLMGVAQRAHLIDPETGKIKALRKALKADSIASVAGACVGCPPVTSYVESAAGVAAGARTGLSSVVVGLLFIAAIFVSPLAGMIPGYATAGALIYVAFVMMSSMQHIKWNDFTDAAPAAITALMMPLTFSIANGIALGFITYTVLKVATGKQKEVSICMYLLTAIFVAKLVFM, encoded by the coding sequence GTGGATAATTCAAACAGCAAAACCTTAACCGAAACATCACCAACACCAGCAGGGTTGCTCGAACGTTGGTTCAAACTAAAAGAGCATGGCACCACCGTTAAGTCTGAGATTATTGGCGGTTTGACCACCTTTGCAACCATGGCTTATATCATCTTTGTTAATCCCTCTATTATGGCCACCTCAGGAATGGATGCGGGGGCGCTGTTTGTCGCAACGTGTGTCGGCGCAGCAATTGGGACCTTACTAATGGCATTTTACGCCAATTGGCCGGTTGGCCTGGCTCCAGGTATGGGATTGAACGCTTTTTTTGCCTTTACCGTGGTCGGTGAGATGGGTTACAGCTGGCAAATCGCTTTGGGCGCGGTCTTGATTTCAAGTGTGTTGTTTGTGGTCATGAGTTACACCCGTTTAAGAGAATGGATCTTAGACAGTATTCCGCACAGCTTACGTTACTCAATGACCGCAGGTGTGGGGTTATTTCTCGGTTTGATAGGGTTAAAAACTGCCGGTATTGTAGTTGAGAGCCCAGCAACGTTAGTCTCATTAGGCGATTTCACCCAGCCGAGCGCAGTTCTAGCCGCCTTATGCTTTTTAATCATCAGTGTCTTAAGTGAGCGTAATGTGTTTGGTGCAGTATTAATCGGGATTTTTTCCGTCACACTGATCGGCTTTTTCATGGGCATCGTTGAATATCATGGCATTTTTGATACCCCACCAAGCCTTGCTCCTACCTTTATGGCAATGGATATCACCGGGGCACTTGAGCTCTCCATGGTCAGTGTGATCTTGGCGTTTTTGTTCGTCAATATGTTTGATACCGCAGGCACCTTAATGGGCGTAGCTCAGCGTGCCCATTTGATCGACCCAGAGACGGGGAAAATCAAAGCATTACGTAAAGCGTTAAAAGCCGACAGTATTGCCAGTGTGGCAGGCGCTTGCGTCGGTTGCCCCCCAGTGACCAGCTATGTAGAAAGTGCTGCCGGTGTCGCGGCAGGCGCAAGGACAGGTCTCTCTTCTGTGGTAGTTGGACTCCTCTTTATTGCCGCCATCTTTGTCTCACCGCTAGCGGGGATGATCCCAGGCTATGCCACAGCTGGCGCTCTAATTTATGTTGCCTTTGTTATGATGAGCAGTATGCAACACATTAAATGGAATGATTTTACCGATGCCGCTCCCGCCGCCATCACAGCTTTAATGATGCCGTTGACCTTTTCGATCGCCAATGGCATTGCTTTAGGCTTTATTACCTACACAGTATTAAAAGTGGCAACCGGTAAACAAAAAGAAGTCTCCATTTGTATGTACCTACTGACGGCTATTTTTGTCGCCAAGCTAGTGTTTATGTAA
- a CDS encoding substrate-binding domain-containing protein: protein MATIKDVAKEAQVSIATVSRVINKSPKASQTSIEAVTLAMKKLGYRPNAAARALVNQSSQAMGVLVGDVSDPFFGAMVKAIDTVATAQGKHLLIGNGFHSAQKEREAIELLIHHRCEALVIHSKGLSNEELIEFSKEIQGMVIINRFIPEIAERCIALDNIKGSYTATEFLIKNGHKHIGYICSNHDIEDTEHRKQGYLQALKDYGLPYSENYIDYGLPNEAGGEEAMTNLLTKGLPLTAIATYNDYMAAGCLSVLDENGIHAPHDISIVGYDNTIISRYLHPKLTTMHYPIQLMAEKATLLALSLANNQLAKAETSMYVPTLVKRLSVKTLD, encoded by the coding sequence ATGGCAACCATCAAAGATGTCGCAAAAGAAGCACAAGTATCCATCGCTACCGTCTCTCGGGTGATCAATAAATCTCCCAAGGCCAGCCAAACGTCCATTGAGGCGGTGACACTGGCGATGAAAAAATTAGGTTATCGACCTAACGCGGCAGCAAGAGCACTAGTCAATCAATCGTCACAAGCGATGGGAGTGTTAGTCGGTGATGTGTCTGACCCTTTTTTTGGTGCTATGGTCAAAGCCATCGATACGGTTGCGACTGCGCAAGGCAAACACTTATTAATTGGTAATGGCTTTCATTCAGCTCAAAAAGAACGTGAAGCGATTGAACTGTTAATTCACCATCGATGTGAAGCTTTGGTGATCCACAGTAAAGGATTAAGTAACGAGGAATTGATTGAATTTTCGAAAGAAATTCAAGGAATGGTGATCATTAACCGATTTATTCCTGAAATTGCTGAACGCTGTATTGCACTCGATAACATCAAAGGCTCTTATACCGCAACAGAGTTTCTGATCAAAAATGGTCACAAACATATTGGTTATATTTGCTCTAATCACGATATTGAAGATACCGAGCATCGAAAACAAGGCTACTTACAAGCGTTAAAAGATTATGGTTTACCTTATTCAGAGAATTACATCGATTATGGGCTTCCCAATGAAGCCGGAGGGGAAGAAGCCATGACCAATTTATTAACCAAAGGGTTACCTCTAACCGCCATTGCCACTTACAACGATTATATGGCTGCTGGCTGTTTATCGGTATTAGATGAAAATGGTATCCATGCGCCACACGACATTTCTATCGTTGGTTACGATAACACCATCATCTCACGATACCTACACCCTAAGCTCACGACCATGCACTATCCAATTCAACTGATGGCCGAAAAAGCCACGTTGCTAGCCTTGAGCCTCGCTAATAATCAGTTGGCTAAAGCCGAAACCAGCATGTATGTTCCCACCTTAGTAAAACGTTTATCAGTCAAGACTTTAGATTAA